The Terriglobales bacterium DNA segment CTGAAGCCTGACCGCTGCTACTTCCCCAGCTTCTTCTTGGCGAAGTACCAGTCCTTGACCTCGAGGCCGTCGCCGCCCCCGGCGCGCTTCTCCGCGTCCGGCTGGGTGATGGGCGCGGGCACGATCACGCTCTCCCCCGGCTGCCAGTTGGCGGGGGTGGCGCAGGCGTTGCCGTCGGCGGTCTGCAGCGCGTCGAAGACCCGCAGGATCTCCCCGATGTTCCGCCCCAGCGAGAGCGGGTAGTACAAAAGCGCCCGCACCATCCCCTTGGGATCGATGAAGAAGACGGCGCGCACCGCCGCCGTGTCGCTCACCGCCTCGTGCACCATGCCGTAGGCGTGCGCCACCTTCTGGTCCAGGTCGGCGATCACCGGAAACCACACCTTCACCCCGAATTTCTCCTCGATGTTGCGCACCCAGGCGATGTGCGAGTACACGCTGTCGATGGAGTTGCCGATCAGTTGCACGTTGCGCTTCTGGAACTCCTCGGCGGCGCGCGCGAACTCCACGAACTCGGTGGTGCACACCGGGGTGAAGTCGGCGGGATGGCTGAACAGCAGCACCCACTTGCCCTTCGAGGTGTAGTCGCTCAGGCGGATCATGCCGTGGGTACTCTTGGCGTGGAAGTCGGGCGCCGTCTCGTTGATGCGCGGCAGCCGGGGGACAGCGGTCTCTACGCTCATGCTCTCTTCTCCTTAGTTCCTGCCGGCGGTTGCGGAAGCGGCGGCCGGACGGGCTGGGCAGGCTGCCGGTGGAAACAAAGACCCACCCGCTACGTCCGGCGCCGGGGTGGGTTGGGGATCCGGCTCTGGCTCCTAGCCCCACCCCGGCGTCGGCCGACAACCTCCGCGCTCCCCGCGGCCGGCGCCGAAAATGAGGCATATCCTCATGGCAAAAAGCTAGAATACGGCGGGGGAAAACAGCATGTCAAACCGCGTCCCCGTGGGCGAATCCACCGGCTCCCTGCGCCGCTATGAGTTCGTGCAGCTCGATGTCTTCTCCCGCCGTCCCCTGGAAGGCAATCCCCTGGCCGTCTTCACCGACGCCCGCGGCCTCTCCGACCCCGAGATGCAGGCCCTGGCCCGCGAGATGATGCTCTCCGAGACCACCTTCATCTTCCCCCGCGACATCGCCACCGAACGCAACGCCGGCGTCAAGGTGCGCATCTTCACCGTGGACGAGGAACTGCCCTTCGCCGGCCATCCCACCCTGGGCACCGCCTTCACCCTGCACGGCACCGACCGCCGCGCCCGCAGCGAAGACCACATGATCCGCACCCGCGGCCACGAGAACGTCATCCACCTCGACCTCAAGGTGGGCAAGGTCCCGGTGAGCTTCGAGGAGGGCCGCGACGGCCTGATGTTCGGCGAGATGTGCCAGCGCGATCCCAGCTTCGGCCCCGTCCACAGCCCCGAGGAGGTCGCCCGCGCCACCGGCCTCTCCATCGACGACCTCGATCCCAGCGCCCCCATCCAGACCGTCTCCACCGGGCTGGAGTTCACCCTGGTGCCGCTGCGTTCGCTGCAGCGCCTGCAGAACCTGCGCGTCGCCTGGCACCAGATGGCCGATTACCTGCAGCGCAGCCAGGGCCACTTCTTCTATTTCGTCTGTCGC contains these protein-coding regions:
- a CDS encoding peroxiredoxin, which codes for MSVETAVPRLPRINETAPDFHAKSTHGMIRLSDYTSKGKWVLLFSHPADFTPVCTTEFVEFARAAEEFQKRNVQLIGNSIDSVYSHIAWVRNIEEKFGVKVWFPVIADLDQKVAHAYGMVHEAVSDTAAVRAVFFIDPKGMVRALLYYPLSLGRNIGEILRVFDALQTADGNACATPANWQPGESVIVPAPITQPDAEKRAGGGDGLEVKDWYFAKKKLGK
- a CDS encoding PhzF family phenazine biosynthesis protein encodes the protein MSNRVPVGESTGSLRRYEFVQLDVFSRRPLEGNPLAVFTDARGLSDPEMQALAREMMLSETTFIFPRDIATERNAGVKVRIFTVDEELPFAGHPTLGTAFTLHGTDRRARSEDHMIRTRGHENVIHLDLKVGKVPVSFEEGRDGLMFGEMCQRDPSFGPVHSPEEVARATGLSIDDLDPSAPIQTVSTGLEFTLVPLRSLQRLQNLRVAWHQMADYLQRSQGHFFYFVCRGGVDPAARLHARMIFYNGEDPATGSAAGCAAAWGVRYGVLPPGQRALLEQGMEIKRPSQLFVRAAREGDRVSNVRVGGHAVEVLRGEVVL